AACCTGGAAACAGATGGTGTGCTTCAAGCAAATTGCGGGCGTCATTGGAGCAAACGAGGGTTGTCGTAAGCAGCAAGAGTACAATATTTCCTCCAGGTCTTTATGCGTACTACGTTGCAAAGGATTGCCTTAAATTCATGCATGTTCTGGAGCCAATATCATTATATGTCAATCCTATGACGTCCTGACTGGGACGCAATCCGGTGCTCGTCCTCGATCAACCACCttgttcttcaattttccaataccagtaatttcaatttctacCACATCGCCGTCTTTGAGGAATACTCCAGTAGATAGGCACACACCTGCAGGTGTGCCCGTAGCGATCACATCTCCAGGTTGGAGGGTCACACCCATTGAACAAGTCTCAATGAGGGTAGGGATGTCAAATATGAGTTCAGAGGTGCTCTGTGATTGTACAATATTGTCGTTTAGCTTAGTGGTAAGGTGCATGTTCTTGAAATCCAAAGCTGATtctggaaaatcaaagagTCAAAATCGAGAGTTTGGAAAGCCATAATTAAGCTGGAGCAAGATCATGTCCTGTGATACTCACTATGTACGGCCCACGGCCCCATAGGACAGAAAGTGTCAAGAGACTTTCCGATGTAAAATTGTTTGTGATTCTTCTGCCTTTCTCGAGCAGTGACCTGAGATTAAGGTCGGTCGTAGATTAGTCAGGCGATCATGCGAGGAATATTCTTTGTGTCAAGgtagaaaatcaatttaaagGGATATTGGTTGGAATGACACGAAATTGACGGGTATTTTTTCGGGAGTTTCGTCTACGCTTGGTTCGAGAGGCAAAGTGAAGCTGGGACTCACGTCGTTGACAATAGTCGCACCCCAGACGTGATCCCACGCATCTTCCCTCTTGATCCCAATACCACCCCTGCCGACGATGATGGCTAGTTCACCCTCGTAATCCACCGACTGCGTGACTGCTGGATGAGGGTAGATGTGAGCACCATTGCCGATGATAGACGATGCTCTTTTGGTGAAAATAACTATGACAGTATGGGTAGTGTCAGCGAGCTATGTAGGTGTTAGCCACGTCGAAGATAGGTAGGAAAGGCGCAAAACCGCTGGATGGGCTGACGGAGGAGCTAGATATATTGTATCACTCACCTGGAAAATCTGGTTGAGCTTTGTTATCACTAGCATCATATCCACTGTTATGAAATTCTCTATCACACAAGAAGGAAGGACATTAGAACTCGATTTGATATTTAGAAGATAAGCAGAGCCTAAAATTGTGATTGGATGTGGAAGTGATCTTTACAACGCAACGGGATGCTCACTCAGCGTGCTCCTTATAGTTCTTCCCCACACATATCACATCCCGACCCCTCAAGGGCGCTAAAACAACGACATCACTAATATTCTCGACTGGTGTACCAGGTATAAGGGTTTCATTGAATCTGTCCCATTCTTCGATGAGGTGGTGGAGCGATCTGACTGGTGAATTGTCGGGAAATCGGAGCGGGGTTACGGTTGTGGAGGAGGGATCGAGTAGTCCCACGATTGGTCTGGGATTTCCTTTAGACCTATCTGGTTAATCAACATATCAATATCAGTATGGCCGGCCTTGAAGGCTGGCTTCCTTGTATTTGGAGATAAGGTTCATCAACTCACAGGCGACGTATTTCCCGCTGCTAGGCAATTTAGTTTTGGACGATCTCCTAGCTTGATTAGTATAAGCGAAATTCATGTTAAACTTGAGCGTCTATGGATCTGTCCGAACGTAGAGATACTCTCAATGGAGGGGCGTTGACGATATGATTGGACCGTGACTTGCTGATCATATGAAATGACATTGTAGTCTTCATTTGCAGGTGTGAATCGCATTCATTTAGACTCGGGAAAGTGAGACAGCCAAGACCTGCTGCTATTTCACATCTTCTCGGTTTAATACCGAGAACCGAAATAACGTTCAGGATTTCAAAACATGTGACGCATCGTTTGAATTCGTTACATCTTTCATGCACATGTCGTGTCACTGGTTCATGCTACAACTATTTCTGATCGTACATTCCTTTACATCCATTCATGCTGCTTGCATTACAGCGTTTAGATTTGAAGCAAAGCTTCTCTTCTGCCCTTCGATTTCGGATCTAAGTAAGGCTTCTCACCCAAGCTGACCGATCGGGTACCAACCCTTGTATCTCCATCAAGGTCTTCTGTAGCAGAATCTGTGGGGGGAGACTCAGCTTGATGCACGTAGATGTAGTGAAAGCAAGAGTTCAGGTACTCACGGAATGTAGATCGATTATCCCAGATAGCCAAGCTATTCTCCTCCCATCTGAATCTGACTTGTAGGTCATGGTTCTGCTCGACAacaatcagcttgatgGCCGGAGAAGAAGTAAGATCAAACAAGATTTAACGTACTGCTGAGATGTGTTCAAACAAGAAGTCGAGTAAATTATCAGACTCATGCTGCGTTAACTCATTTATCCTCTTTGTAAAACCTCTATTTACGAAAAGGCCTTTCCAGCCAGTGACGGGGTTGGTACGAATCACAGGGTGTATAGTGGATAGACTCTGACCGACATTCTCAGGCGCTCCTCTGGGTTCCCGGAAAGTGACGTTGTTTCTCTTAGCGATATCTATAAATCCTTGGCCAGTGTGCGTAGCTGTCAAGCCTTCTAGAAGCGTTTTGTAGGCAGGTGATAGTCTATCATATGCTTCATATGCGGATGCCCATAAAGTATCTCCTCCGACTTTGGGCAGTTCGCGGATTTGGAGGGATGCATAGTCTGATGGAACTGGTTCAAAGGTGATATCCGAATGCTATGATAGAGCTTGATAATCAGCAAAAGACGTACAAACCCCTAGCCATACGGAAGAGATAGATTGAAAGCCTACCCAAAGATCGGCATGGAACCTCCTCTTCAATACAGTGAAATCATCTCGCTTGTACTTGTTATCAAAGACAAATTGATTGGAAATGACGCTAACTTCGTCGCCGAATTCGCTACCGCCCATCGTCAAGGGATGAACGTGAAGTCCACTCGTTGATGGCTTTCCTCCATGCTTGCCCAAAGCGTCGACTAATTTCAGTTGTTCTTCTGGAGAAATGACAGCGTCTCTGAAAAAGACAACACCTCTCTCAGATCTATATCGACATAAGCCTTGATTGCACTATGCAAAGAGATGAATCCTTAGACTCACACTAGCCGACCCAAAGCCTTCTCTCGCTCCGCATTACCTAAAATATCTCTCACTGACAAGGTGGGTTTCCCGTCAGGTGAATATGCCCGAAACTCAGTCCCGATACTAGGGGTAGCATCGAAATGAGAGTAGGATCTCAAATCGACCGGCTCTTGGGTTTCGGAAACAGTGACATTGCTCAAAGCAGATTTGATAGTTTCAATTGGATTTCGTTCTTGGACTGCAACAGGCATTGTGATTTTCTCGAGTACGAATTGACGTTTGGCGTTTGGTTGTGCTTGGTTGTGCTTGGTGTCATCCTGCAGATCAATTACGAATATGGACTATTTAATACGAATCGGTGAAGGTGTGTCATACATGAACACGACTATCACATTTTGAAATAATCTCGGTTTTCCGATGTTGTGATTGATCACGTCAGAAGATCTAACCAAAACTGGTAGGATCCACAAACAGTTCACCAACAGATCGCCGACTAGTCTTGCGGGGAGTGCCGAAATTTTACGAGGTTGCGTCAATTCCCCTAGATATGATAAATAATGGTGAGATTGCTGACCTAAAATCTGGAATAATCATTCAAAATCTGGAATGATAGGCGATATATTGAACGATACGACGTGATCAGACGATTGAGTGTGATGTGACTAATCAATACCACTTGCGTGATCGATAACTTTGCCTGGATGCTTTTCACATATATGTCATAGCATAACATGACGTGCAATATTTACAATTCGAACGAGCTAAAGATGCAATAGCATGAACCGATCCCATGGTTTTTAGCGGTTGTGGCCGGGTCAAGACGACAAAAATCGATCTCGAGGTAGTGCGTCAGGCCAGAACTAGCAGAAATGAGCATCGTACTTCTCGCCGACATCCGGCACCGTGTTAGCAACACCTAGAGGGCTATATCAATTTCCTCCGGGTTGAAAGATCACTATCACTGGTCAGAGTCTAGGGCGCAGCGATGACGACAGCGCAAGAATTGTCAATTTCGATGGGTTCTTGTTCGGATTCGCCTGGAACTATGCTTGTAGTCACGGCGGAGATTTCGCATTTCGATCTCATTCGACAACCGGCAGGGCGACAAGATGCCTATTGACCTTGATGATCGCGGTCATTCTTTGGTTGTACCTGGAACTTCGAATCACTTGCAGACAAGAAGGCAATACAATCAGATTGCAACGGAGATCTTAAGACGAAATGCATTGCATACCGGTCTATATTTACTGACTTCTAGGAAAACTGGTCTCGAGGGGTGAGACCCGGACCAATGGCTGACACGCACGCCGAGGTGAGAAGAGCTGATCTCGCGATCGGAGCACGTTCTGCCGTTCAGTATATTCTCGAGGTCTCTCACCGCTTATTTGACTACTGGAGTGAGTGTCATCATACTAATGAGCTCGAACACCAAACCAGCAGCGGCTATTTGTGTAGTTTCGGCTCTGCGTACCTAAAGTGAGCCTGGACTCTGGGCAAGTATAGACACTGAAACACGACTCACTGATCATCGTACGCTGGAGCAACCTCGACAACGTCAGCGCCAACGATTTTCAAGTCCTTCAGTCCATGAAGGATCTTAATCATTTCCCGCGTAGTCCAACCGCCGATCTCGGGCGTTCCGGTGGCGGGCTGTACGAGAGCTCAGTTGTCGTACTTGTAGTCATCAATGGATAAACTCACGGCAAAAGCTGGGTCCAGAGTATCAATATCGATGGTGAGGTACACAGGACTGTCTCCGACACGTGCTTTCAGTCTGCTAACGACACCTTGCCATCCGATATCCTCAATCTCATCGGCGAGTATAGTCGAGAAGTTTGTTTCAATGTCTGAGGGCATGTCACAATTCGAACGGATGCTAAGACACATGTGTTATCGGGCggaattgataaaaggTACAGAGAAGCTTACCCCGCGTGTATATTGGTTTCGCTCATGAGGCCTTCCTTCCAAGCGAAGTAGAAGTAGTCCTACAATATGTTCAGCTTACTGTCATACTGTCTACGAGCTCCATGTTACGCACACCATGAGTTAAGGTACCCTTGTCTGGATGCCTAGAGTCGCAATGACTGTCGAAGTGAATCACTGACACCGGTCCGTAGACCTCGTTCAACGCCCGAAGAGCCGGAAGAACGATCGTGTGGTCCCCACCAAGCATAACCACTCTAGGATGATGTTGGCCGTCCAGCGCGAGACTGGCTTCATCCTTCCTGAAGGAGGTGGCAATAGATCTGTTGATCAGAGATCTGTAATCGGCTTCAAGAGTAGCCAAGGCCAGATCATTGGAGTAGAATGTCATTCTGGAATCACCGCAGTCCACTATCGCATGGATGAGAGATGGTTTTCTAGGTGACATCCAAGCACTTACCAACCGTGTAATCCAAGAACGGGTTGTTTCCCAAAAGTCTATTCGCTCCTCCGAGCCTTTGTGCTCCATTTCTGATACCGCCAGGTCCGAACCGAGCACCGGGTCGCCAAGAGGTAGCAGTGTCGAAAGGAGCCCCGAGTATAGCGATGTCGTAAAGTGTGCTATTGTCGACGGTCATGCATCTGACTGGCTACAGGAGGGTCAGTATGGGATCAACCGAGACTGAGGCACGCAATACTGACCTGCGTGTGAGCAAATGTCTTCAATCCCCAATAGGCTTCTTCAGTATTATAAGGTGGCCCTGAATCAGGAGAGGTAAGCCATTGTGCCATCACAAGTCAGGCAGTACTCACACGGTGCGGGCTTGCCTCTGTCACCGTTAGCGTAGAACTCTACGTTGATGGGGTCCTCATAGCCGTAAGCAGGTGGACGAGAAGAGTGTTTGTTATCAGCAGGTGGGTGTCTAGGTTCATCGCTGCCTGATAGATACTCCGAGTAGGTATGCCTGAGGGGCTGTTGCGCAGGGGTTGCTGCCGCTAACAAAGGTAGAAGACCAACCAATATCGATAAACGAAACATCTTGCAGGACAATTTAGTCTACAGAAGTGGAAATATCAAGGTGAACGTCATGCatgttgatttattattataccAGATCGAACTCGTAAAGATAGTGCGCTTAAACGAAGCCATTTATCTCCTGACGCGGGGCCGCATCAGCTCACTAGGCCATCTCCGAAAATGCGCATACGGCTACAGCAGATCTGAACGGCGCCCACGCGATGCCTAAATAGACAGCGGATAGAGCGCAATGTGAAATCTGTTAGCTTTCTGTTTAAGATTAGGCACATAGTTTTGAGCGACAAATAAGCATTCTCTCGACAAGGATTCGCAGTCGGAGACCGCTCTATGTGGCCCGCATGTGCGTCTGCACTCTCTGATAAGAACGGAGTAGTACGGGAATGTAAGTCTTGCCAGCTTTGTAGATTATTATCCAATCTGTATCTAAGTTGCTGGACGACTCAAAGTCCGGATACTCGAGCAAACAACCGAGACAATGATACTTCCGAACGTCATCCTCTTTCAGATAAAACGGCCACTGCATAATATAAACACTACGACAGATTTGTGTCCTGGGAACATACAGTTATATACAAAGTGATTCAAACATGTACAAGCCGAAAAAGGATGGCGAAGACTCGATACACTCAGATCTCAGCGTGCAATCCGTGCCACGATTCAGCTGCGTAAAAAATCTATCAGCATCATATTCGATTGGCGCAAAGTGAAATTCACGAACCCATTTTTCTTTGCTCCACAATGTCAGCAGCGGAAGCGGGTGACCCGTCTTCCTTGAAGCTCAAAAGACCGGTATATGCGAAATCTGGAACTTTTCTTGGTAGACAATGAGATTGCTTCACGCTGTTCTCATCAATTTGCCACTTTTCTCCTGGACGCGGGGCATTCAGCAGAACAGCGTTCAAGACGCTAATTGGGAAATATACTAAGTCAGCACAGCGAGAAGTTCCCAAGGCATGGAACTCACTCCATCGATACATCGTAATCGTGGAAATTGTATGGGGTAAGCAATACAGATGATCTTTTCGCCCAAGACGTTAGCTATACCCATCGCGAAGATCAAAGATGATACTCACGTGGCAACGTTAGTAAGAGTCTGAGGAGAATCTTCGGCCCGAGGAATGTGATGCGTTCCCAAGTTCAGCCAGACCACAAGCTGCAACGCGAGTCAGCGGTGTTACACACTGAAACAGGAATATTCCTCACATCTTCCTGATCAAGAGATTCGCCATCAAAAAATTTGTAGAAGTTGACTGTAGGTTTACCGGGAAGGTGGATGTTCCAGAGAGATGACGAATATGGTTCGTTGTCATGACGCCTGGTTACAGAAAGGTGATGTTTCGCCCAATTCACGTTATCCTGCGTTCTTTTACAATCGAGATTTGTCAGGTGGATGTTACTGGCTATAAGATCTGTCAGCAAGGTAGAATAGCTCTCCATACTATATTGCTTACCTCCTGGATGAATGGCGTATCCTCGCGAATTGCCCCAAGAGTTTTGCTCGTCCTCATTAGTAATTACGAACATCCCTTCCATGCTAAAGCGGAATCAGCGACAGCCGAGGTACGGTATTATCGAAATTACACCTACTTCTTCGGATACTCCAGGCGACTATCATTCTCGGATGCCACATATCTTCGTACTACCTTTTGTTGTGTGGATGTCTGCGAGGATAAAGTGAGCACGCGTCATGTCAGGTGACGATGCGGACTACACTCACCTTCCCCCAGTCCTGGTCTGCCCATGGATGttctacctcttccatctcCAGCATAGCCGCCATAAGCGAGTTTTCGGTGCCCGCAACATCAAAGTCGATCTTGTAGTTGATCACATGATCATGAAGTGAACCCATTGTAGTATCTCGCAGTTGGTGCCCATAAGGTCGTTGTGTCGCATCCCAAACACCTCCTTGTAGGTATCCAGAAGCCGACATCCGGATCTCTATTGTACCATCCAATTGGAAGGTGTAATCGAAGATGTAATCGTAGTTGCCTACTGTGCTGACGGATCTAACAGTGAGCTCGTAGCCCTTAATAGCACCCATCTCATCCTTGAGCCACCCCGTGTGTCGACTCAAGGGCTTAGTGGAGTCTTTCTCGAAGATGCAGATCGCATTGAGTCGCGTTGTAGATCCACCGGCTGTGTGAATCGTAGCTGGAAGGTACACCGCTTCCAGTGGACAATCGTAACCGACCATCAATTCTTTGACTAACCAGCGATGTCAGCTATACTCGACAGTACACAGAATATACTCACCAGAGTCGCCCATTCCGAAAGCTCGATCTAGGAAAACAGTGGTAGCTTGATGGGGATCGGAACCAGAATATTGGGCCATTGCTTCCTGGGGAGAAATTTCGTAGATAATACGTTCACCCTTGAAATTGATGTCCCAAAGATTGAGACCCATGTCCCGTTCGAATCCGAGGTAGAAGGAAAAGCCCACTGAGCAGGATAATCAGTATTTGCCTTTTCATTCAGATACAAGAACTCACTCCACGTTATATATTGCTCCTCTCTATCCACGCGGAACCTGAGACCATCAAAGCTGACACTTCTAGGGCCTGCTCGATCGTCAAGGTCTCGGTTGCCTCCTCTGTTCATCCTGGTCCGAGTTGCCCAGCCAGAGGTATCGTCGAGGAGAGGCTTCTTTGACCTTTTCAATTTACCGCTCTCCCAGGCATCTCTGAATTCATGTGGTGAACTGAATACTTGACCGTTGTAAACCATTTTGATGACGTGCCATCGTGAGGAGTCGGTTCCACTCATTTCGTACTGACAGCCATCATCAGATAGGTTAAAATCTCTTAGTGACTCACGTATGTGTACAAATCAATGGGAAATAAATAATGTCCAGGAACGTTGAGCTTAAGTCCCACCCACATCCGTCTCCAGCTTCCATCGTAACTCAATGGTGCTGTTCCCGCACCTATCAGAGTGTCATTCGCCAGACCTTTTGCCACTCCACCAAACAAATCCATCGTCAAGTCTGCCAAAGGAGCAAAGGTGGATGCGATGAGATTACCAAGGGTGGTGGAATTAGGTCCAAAGCCATGAGCTGTCATCTTGTGTCAGCCCGTCGATCGTCCCGATTCAGCTTGTCACATACCATTGTATGGGATGACAGGCTCATGGTATATGTCTGTGAGCGGGGATATCTGAGTATCATCAGAGATTGGCAGAGGTCCTATGAGATAGTCCACAATCCTCTCGGAAGAACCATGATTGACAATCGCCTAAAAGCGATCAGCTCGCCTATTTCAACTAACAATAGCTCACTTACATGGGCGTACTTGTCAGGCGCATGGCTGGAACCGTTTAAATAAGCAAGGGTTGCAACTTTCGGGGGAACGAAAGCTTCAATGAGGTATATATAGTTATCACTGTCGACCGCGAGGGATGCCTTGGTCAGGTTGAGGTTCCTCTCCGATGCCCAAAGCCAAGATCTAATCTCAGTTGCCTCTTTGACAGACAGATTTTTCCACACGTCTAGTGGCTGTAGGTAAGCATGAGAAACCATTTCAGTCTGTTAGACGACTCACTTTTTCGTGGAGCTCGCACGGGCAAGAGATCTGTGCTTTCACAATGAGGAACGGAATAGCTTGTTCCATCCACTTGAGGTACATCTATCAGGCCAAGGCTCGGCTGCAAAAGGTATTGAACGGTAGGGTACAACAGAACACCTGCTAGAACAGCTAAGAGAGTATGAATCTTTGAATAGGATCGAGATGGACTCGCGTTTGCAGAGTTTCCTGCGCACTCCTTGTCCTCTGTGAATTTGAGGAGAGGTAGGTAGTCTTCGCCACCATCCATTGTGGGTACAGATCGATCCATCATATGGTGAGCCGAGAGACGATGAGATGAATTCGCCAAATAATACATCAATTTATCGAACGAGCTGGcgtatttgatgaagactTGGGCTTCCTTATCGCACGCGGATTCATGCTCAAAACACGCATCAAAGGGTGAGTAACACCTTAAAACCGCCCTCCTCTTAGTGCATGTGTTGAGCATAAAACCGGGTGCGAGTAGCAAAACCCGAAGACTCACCTTGGGAACCGATCGAGGTTGCGCGTGGTGTCACAGCACCAAGCTGAACGGCATCGGGCAGCGCCGAATCAGGGACAAGCACCTAAAGCGATAAACGATTTAGGCTTACTTGCGGCTAACTATTGTTCCGCTCCACAAAACAGAAAGTACTCGGTTTTAGCCGCACTCCCTACTAGTACTCCTGAGTTTGGAATCCTTATCTTCGATCAATGCCGTTACCCGCACCCGCAACACAGATTCGGCGATATCCATTGGGTGAGATAAGGTATCTACAAGATATGACTATAAACAGGGCTCAGCATTATGCAATCTTTCAAGTCTTCCCTCAGTCGAACAGCTCGCACCATGGCTAGCTCAAGCAAAGACGACTTGCACAGCGCGATTGGGTTGGCTGAGCTGCCCAAGAGCGGTAATGAGTATGCCTCACATGGCGAATTCTCCAGGGACATGGACAAGGGTATTGACACATCGGTCAATGTGTATGGTGTGGAGGAAGGACGACACGTCAATGTTAAGGAAGAGGATCTCGAGCCCGTCGTTGTAGTTCAGGGAGCTGAGGAGATCGTCACGGAAATCATTGAGTGAGACAGATTATATTGaatatcttcttgaaaCCCGCTGAAGCATTGTTCTAGTCCGCGAGATGACCCAGATCAGCCGGTCTTAACCTTGCGATTCTGGTTTCTGGGCACAGGATTGGCCTGTTTCGGTGCTGTTCTCGCCGAGATCTACTATTGGAAGGTATGTCCAGTATCTCTGCTCGTCCACGCAAGATTGCAAGCTGATTCTGTCTCAGCCGCAAGGCGCCACAGTCAGTGCGTTGTTCCAGCTCATCATAGCTTATATCATGGGTAAGATCTTGGAGAGACTGCCCTCACACGGTAAATGGCGACATGTCAATCCTGGACCCTTCAATAGTGAGTGACTGGGGTTTGAGGTCTTGATCATGCCTGGCTGACTGTCAAATAGTCAAGGAGCACGCGGCTATAGTCATCTACGCCTCGACAGCCTCCATCATTGCGGAGGCAGTCTCGGTCGTAGCaatcttgaatttatattatGGTCTAGATCTCAACCCAGGTAAGCATACAGAGCTAGCCGATTGAGCTCGACTGACATGTTGACTCAGGTATTGCCATCATCCAGACTTGGGCGGCACAGTGTATCGGATACGCAATTTGCGGTGTACTCCAATCATCACTCATTTATCCAACGTATGCTCTGTGGCCTGCTACCATTCCGACGATATCTCTGCTTCAGAGTATGCACTTTGGAGGCTTActcaacaagaagaagatgaaattcttCTGGATAGTCTTCACAgcaatcttcttctgggAAATCATCCCATCCTGGATGTTCCCACTTCTCACCGCGGTCTCGATTGTATGTCTGGTCGATAACGGCAGGCACACTTTTGTCCGGAATCTGTTCGGAGCAGGCTCTTCAAATGAAGGTCTGGGGTTCTTCTCATTCGGTTTCGATTGGATCCTGATCACTCAGGCTTATCCTCTATACTGGCCTCTACAGACCCAAGTATCCGCATGGATAGGGATGCTGCTTTGTGAGTGACCATATTGACTAGAATTAGCTGACTCTTGATGTGCAGGCTACATCATTGCGACTGGCGCATACTATAGTGATGTAGGTCAAGGGAAATCAAACGGTCTGCCCTTTATGTCCACATCACTGTTCACTTCAAATGGAAGTGAGTGAGATGTATGCAATCATGAACACATGGGCTGATTCGCGTTTAGCCAAATACGATCAAACCAAGATCCTAGACTCCAATTACGGTCTCAATCATACTGCCTATCAGGAATACGGTAGGCCGTATTATACTTCGACATATCAGATGTCTCTGACTACTCACAACCTGTCATGTGGTGAGTGGTTCTCTCGATTAGTCCATACCCAAACTCACAAGGTGCAGGTGCTGCTGTCACACATGTCATTCTTTGGCATTACAAGGATATAATTGCTGGATGGGCAGGTATCCGCCGAGGCAACAAGGACCTTGACATCGATGATGTACATTaccaaaagatgaaagcCTACAAAGTTGTGCCCCAATGGGTGTACGGATGTCTTTTCCTTGGTCAGTGATCTTGACCTGTCAAACGTTACCTGCAAGCTGACCCTTTGGTAGTCAGCATGGCTATAGCCATGGGAACCGCCTATTTCGGTGGCCGGACCACCATTCCTGCATGGTctatccttcttttcagcttcatcgGCTACTTTTTTGCCATCATATTGGGTTTCCTCAAAGCCGTTACTGGGTTTGACACCTCAATCAATGGAATAATCCAGATTATCGCTGCTTTTATACATCCTGGAAAGTGAGTGTCATTTGGTCATTATGATAGATGAACACCTCGCTAATGCCGATATGTACAGACCTTTAGCCAATCTCTACGCGTCCCTTTACGGATATTACGCTCCCCTTCAGACTCTTTACATGCTCAGTGACCAAAAGGTAAGCGTACATCCACTTAGCAATCGATACATGATCTGAAACTCTTCTAGCTTGGTCAATATGCCAAAGTGCCTCCACGAGTCACCTTTGTTGCTCAATTGGCGGGTACATTTGTTGGAGCCACGCTTAACTATGTCCTGTATAAATCCATTGTATCACAAAACCGTGAGGCTCTTTTGGATCCACTTGGTACTAGGGAGTGGTCAGGATGGCAAGTACAGGGGTATGTCTTGCTTGTGCGTTGCCGGCGAAATAGCTGACTTGTAAATTCACAGAACCAATTCTAAGGCGGTCACTTTCGGTGCTCTCGGCCAGGAAATGTATCTCGCTGGCAAGCCATATTGGTTCATTCCGGCGGCTCTGGGTATCGGTGTCGTCCTCCCTATTCCGTTCTGGCTCATGCACAGAAAATTCCCTAATCAACGAGTCTGGAGCTATCTGAATATTCCAATCATAACTAATTACGCGGGCTGGCTGGCTTATTCGGTGAACGGTGAGTCGTAATGTCGTATGTCGTGAGTTTGGCTCACAGTGTTCAAAGGCATGTGGTGGCCTGGTGCTATCATTGGGTTCGCGTCGCAGTATTGGGCAAGGAAGTACAGGTAAGTTTACCATGGATCCCGTCGAGAACGCTTGACTCACACAGGTCGCTTCCTGCAGACCTCGTTGGTTCATCAAGTACAACTACTTATTGAGGTGAGTTACTGTTAGCCGCCAACAGTAGCGGTCACTTATCGTCCTTTGTACAGCGCCGCCCTCGATGGAGGCACCCAGGTGAtctacttcatcttgaaCTTTGCTATTTTTGGCGCGGCGTCAGCTTCGGTCACGTTCCCCTACTGGTGGGGTAATCCAGATCCTTCACTCCTAGGTGCGGACAGATGTATGGCTCCCGGGTAAACGTTTCAATCGTTGATGGAGTGGCAAGTTTAGGTGGGTCATCTTTGAACTACCCGGTGATACCAGGGGCGACGG
The sequence above is a segment of the Kwoniella pini CBS 10737 chromosome 3, complete sequence genome. Coding sequences within it:
- a CDS encoding agmatinase translates to MFRLSILVGLLPLLAAATPAQQPLRHTYSEYLSGSDEPRHPPADNKHSSRPPAYGYEDPINVEFYANGDRGKPAPWPPYNTEEAYWGLKTFAHTQPVRCMTVDNSTLYDIAILGAPFDTATSWRPGARFGPGGIRNGAQRLGGANRLLGNNPFLDYTVVDCGDSRMTFYSNDLALATLEADYRSLINRSIATSFRKDEASLALDGQHHPRVVMLGGDHTIVLPALRALNEVYGPVSVIHFDSHCDSRHPDKGTLTHGDYFYFAWKEGLMSETNIHAGIRSNCDMPSDIETNFSTILADEIEDIGWQGVVSRLKARVGDSPVYLTIDIDTLDPAFAPATGTPEIGGWTTREMIKILHGLKDLKIVGADVVEVAPAYDDQAETTQIAAAGLVFELISMMTLTPVVK
- a CDS encoding OPT family small oligopeptide transporter, with product MASSSKDDLHSAIGLAELPKSGNEYASHGEFSRDMDKGIDTSVNVYGVEEGRHVNVKEEDLEPVVVVQGAEEIVTEIIDPRDDPDQPVLTLRFWFLGTGLACFGAVLAEIYYWKPQGATVSALFQLIIAYIMGKILERLPSHGKWRHVNPGPFNIKEHAAIVIYASTASIIAEAVSVVAILNLYYGLDLNPGIAIIQTWAAQCIGYAICGVLQSSLIYPTYALWPATIPTISLLQSMHFGGLLNKKKMKFFWIVFTAIFFWEIIPSWMFPLLTAVSIVCLVDNGRHTFVRNLFGAGSSNEGLGFFSFGFDWILITQAYPLYWPLQTQVSAWIGMLLCYIIATGAYYSDVGQGKSNGLPFMSTSLFTSNGTKYDQTKILDSNYGLNHTAYQEYGRPYYTSTYQMSLTTHNLSCGAAVTHVILWHYKDIIAGWAGIRRGNKDLDIDDVHYQKMKAYKVVPQWVYGCLFLVSMAIAMGTAYFGGRTTIPAWSILLFSFIGYFFAIILGFLKAVTGFDTSINGIIQIIAAFIHPGKPLANLYASLYGYYAPLQTLYMLSDQKLGQYAKVPPRVTFVAQLAGTFVGATLNYVLYKSIVSQNREALLDPLGTREWSGWQVQGTNSKAVTFGALGQEMYLAGKPYWFIPAALGIGVVLPIPFWLMHRKFPNQRVWSYLNIPIITNYAGWLAYSVNGMWWPGAIIGFASQYWARKYRPRWFIKYNYLLSAALDGGTQVIYFILNFAIFGAASASVTFPYWWGNPDPSLLGADRCMAPG